The DNA window TTGCcttttagtctttttaatttataacttttacccctagctttttttttcccaactaatATTGTAGTAAAAGATGACTATTATGTAATGTTTCTTCAAGGTGGTATGGTAATCGGAATGTGAGctacattttcagtttttattaaaatcctCACTGTATTACTGTTGTCTGACTTCCTTTGACTTAACGTTGTACATTTTTAGCCCTGAACATATGGACCGCTTTTAAAATTGGCAAAAGTGAAAACGGGAAATGACTATTTAAAAAGCTACGTACTTTAGCTTTCTTATCTAAAGATTAGAACAAAGTCATTAGAAACTTGATTTAGttttacatatgaaatatatgtgtttataataGTGTGCATGTTttgcaaaatttttattttggagctTATTAAAGAAAAGTAACTTAAGGTTTGTTTCAttcttaagtgaaaaataaacaatactgTACTAGATTATTGTTTATGATAtcctaaagaatttttttctgatttttaagaagCTTATGCTCTGATTGAGGAAACAAAATATGCcgaaacagaatatttaaagaacatttctAAGAGTGcattttaacaattaaaagaACAGTAGCATGTTATAAGTTCTATAGAAATTCAATGTAAGAGAAAGATGAGTTGGGGTTCATCTGATAAAGATTTTCCAGAAGAGCATATCTTGACCTGGGACTTAAAGATTAATACTGTGTTTGCATTTGTAGAGAACTGTGAGGGAAGCCATTCCAAGAATAGATAGGGACAAAAATATGGCTCTGGGACCAAAGTGGACAAAGAGGTAATAGATAACCATTCTGACTAAAGTAAGGGTCCATATTGGGAAATGTGAATGTATCAAATAGCAAGATACAGACAAATGCCAGTTGAAGAATGTGAACTCATTTGATTTACAATAGAATATCTTCCAAGTTCATTAGGGCCAGTCTTGTCTTTCTAACCTGCTTTAGTTGTTATTTGGACGGTATTCggtgagttttcttttgtttcctttccccctttcctctctaTTAGGTTAaaagttatacattttatttttatactttggaAGTTACCTTAAAATTTCAACATACATAATAAAGTTAATCgatatttctcttctctttctggtcaTGGACTTTAGAATGCTTAATTTCAATTACTGCCTTCCTGTTCTATGTTGTTATCTCTTATTTTGGTCCTACAGTGTTTTTAAATCTTCCAGATTAGTGttcattatcattgttttatacaGACAGTGCTCTTTTATGTTTACCCATATGTGTTTTCAATTTGTTTGCTCACTATTATTTCTTGGCATCTTACGCCTTCTTTCTGGgttcaattttcttcttcctgttgaGCATTATTTAgtagtgttttttctttctttctctctctttatgtacatattatttttttctgaaccatttaagAGTAAGTTACAGACATCATGTTCCTTTACCCATAAACACTCCAGTGagtatttctcaaaaataaatataataaaactgaaataaaactacattataattattaaaatcaggacattttaatattaacataatacTATTATCTGATCTATAGACCTTATTCACATTTCTATTAATGGTCCAAataatgttcataacagcatttttCCTCTAGTCCAGAAACCAATCCAGGATCATACATTGCTTTTAGTTTGCAAGACTCTTCAGTCTGTTTTCATCAAGAATAGTTTTTCAGCCCTTATCTAGacactgacatttttgaagagtacacataatttattttgtagacTGTCAGTTTGGTATGAATGGTGCTTCCTTTTGTTTAAATTCAGGTTACACATTTCTGCCAAAACATGTATAAGTGGTGGTGTGTCCTCAGGGACTCATATCAGAAAGTACATGATGTTGATTTATTCCATTATTAATGTTAgctttgatcacttggttaacATGCATTCTGCCAGGTTTCTTCTCTATAGAGTTATATTTGTTTCCCTTTGTGATTAATAATTTGGGGGGAGATATTCTGAGACTGTATAATATCTCCTTCATCTTTCACCCATTAGTTTTAGCACCCTTTGATGAGTCTTACTTGAATTATTGCTGTGAGGGTTGcaaaatagtgtttttttaacTCCATTAATTTCTTCAAGTTTATTGGTTGACATTCTATTAAGGAAGAGCTTTTATTtccctgttcatttatttatttttggacttACGGAGTCCTATTTTATTCATGGGTTCTAAGTCACTACtctcatttattttgatactcaaattatttcatatttggtTAGTTTGATTCTGTTAGCTAAGGCTGCCAAAACAAGTAACcctagactaggtggcttaaacaacagaagtttactTACAGTAAATCTCAGATCAAGGTGTGCCAGCATGGTTGGTTTCTGATGAGGACTCTTCCTAGTATGTTGATGGCTACCTCACTGTGGGCTCACATGGCAGGAAAGCAAGGGAGCAAGCTCCGTGgtctcttctcataagggcactaatcccatcatgagtaTCCCAGCCTCGTGATCTCATCTCACCCTAATCATCTCCTCATCTCCAAACACTATCACAATTCCCCTATTATATctcctattattaacattttgcattaatattataattgatgaaccaatattgataaattattaataactaaaatgtagtttacattagggttcattcttggtattgtacattctgtgggtttggacaaatgtgtaatgacgtGTCCCTCATTATGGTCTCATAatgtattttcactgtcctaTACATTCTCTGAGCTCTGCCTCTGTGCTCTCCCTACTCCCACCCCTACCCTTGGCCaagcactgatctttttactgtctccatagttttaccttttccagaatgtcatatagttggaattatataatatgtagcctgttcagactggcttcttttacttagcagtatacatttaaggttcctccatgtcttttgtGGCTTGAAAGcgcatttgttttttattgctgaatagtgtTCCAGTGTATGGTTGTACCACAGTTTATGTATCTATTCTcctgttgaaggacatcttgggtgctttcaagttttggtaattatgaataaagctgaacaaaacatttgtgtacaggtttttgtgtggacataactttttcaactcatttgggtaaataccaaagagtgcATTTGCTAGATTGTATTGTAAGACTGTGTTtgactttgtaagaaactgccaaattgtcttccaggGTGGCTGTACCATTTGCTTACCTACCAGTAATGAATCCTGTTATTGTTTCTCTGCATTCTTGCTAGCATTTGCTGTAGTCAGTGTTTTGCATTtaggccattctaataggtgtgtgtTGGTCTTGTTGTTTATTTGCAATTCCCTAgtgacatatgatgttgaatatcttttcatatgcatattttctATCTGTCCTGatcttttgtccttttaaaaaattggattgctattgttgagttttaagagttctttgtatgttttggatacaATCTTTTATCTgatacatgttttgcaaatgttttctcccatctgtggcttgtcttttcattctctcaacaGCGTTTTTTAGCAGAGCATAagtttttaatgaagtccagcttatcgattattttttacattgattatGCCTTTGGTGCAATAtctaaaaactcattgccaaaaCCAAAACAAGGTAACCAGCATTTTCTCTTATCTTCTAGaacttttatagttttgcattttacatttagttctgTGATCCattgaagttaatttttgtgagggTTGTAAGCTGTGTGtgtagattattattattatttttgacatGTGGATGCACAGTTGCTTGAGTATCGTTTATTGAAAAGATCatcctttttccatttaattgcctttgctcctttgtcaaagatcagttggtTGTATTTGTATGGGTCTATTTGGCTGCcttaacaaaatatcacagaccaggtaggtagcttaaacaacagaaatttattttttcacagttccagagattagaagtccaagatgaaggtgttgGCAGGCTTAGTTccttctgagacctctctccttggcttataaaTGGCCGTCTTCTTCTGGTGTCCTTACGTGGTATGTAACCTTTCAAGCACAGATAGTTTCAGGTTATTAAAAAGTTGTGGTTTGGAGTTAGGTACAGCAGATGACTAGGGGAGGGAAGGACTAGGAGTCCATTGAGTCTAGTTAGGAGGATGTACTTGCTTGTTTTCTAGAGTAGTTGGAATGGTTGGCAAAGAATCCTGATTACAAGTGATTCAGAAGGTAAGAGGAGATGGTGATGTCTTCTGTAGTCTATTGTAGAGGAGTTTGCGCCTGCAGCTTCCTTTTAGTACCACATCATTGCTGTCGTCTCTTAGTATGTCCCTCAggagtatttattgagcatctatgcTGAGCTTTGTACCAGAAGAAATGATCCCTCTTCTCAAGGAGATGGCAGACTAGATAAGAGGATAGTACCAAGTAATTTTAATTATAGCATTAAATAACATGGAGCATTTTGTGATTGTGTATTCAATTatgtgattctatttttttttttttaagatttttttattggggaaggggaacagttctttattggggaacagtatgcacttccaggactttctttttccaagtcaagttgtcccttcaatcttagttgtggtgggtgccattcagcttcaagttgttgtcttttcagtcttagttgtggagggtgcagctcagctccaggtccagttgctgttgctagttgcagggggggcacagcccaccatcccttgcgggagtcgaaccggcaaccttgtggttgagaggatgcactccaaccaactgagatcagtggcagctcagctcaaggtgccgtgctgaaccttagttgcagggggcgtggcccaccgtcccttgtgggacttgaggaattgaactggcaaccttgtggatgagagcccactggcccatgtgggaatcgaaccggcggccttcggagttaggagcacagagctctaaccgcctgtgccactgggccagcccccaaTTATGTGATTCTTGATAAAAGTTTAGAAGATCAGAAAATGATTGCAGTCCATGGCCAAATAAGAAAGGCTTTTTGGAAGAGACATAATGAAAGCTGGGCCTTAATGAAAACCTATAATATTTACCTCAAATACAATGTGTTTCCACTTCACCTATTTAAATCTAAACCACACATATAGTGAAGACctgaggggagaggaaaaagcAAGAGGGGATCATGTAGGAAACATGTCAAACTACCTCAAATGGTTTGTGTTGGAGAATAATGGGAAGTATTgatattaataacaacaataattataataatagaaaatttatGGAGTACTTACTATGTACTGGGCATGGTTTTATGTAAGCACTTCACAGGTATTCTCATTTTAATCCTCCTTACAGCCTTATAGGGCAGGCATTGTTATTTCcgttttacaaatgtggaaactgaggcacaaaaaggtCAAGAGTAGGCTTAAAGCCATACATTTCATAAGTGGTGAAGCCAAGATTTGGATTTAGGTAGTCTTAACTCCAGAGCCCATACTTTGCAGTTGCTGTGTTTTGCTGTGGAAATGTAGGTGACACCAAAATATGTCTTGAAAAACTGTCTCCAgggtataaataaatatgatagaAATAAGGGAACCGTTTTAGATGTTTGAACGGAAGTGTAGATGAAGAGTTACTTGCTGGCAGGGACACTTCATAATCCTGTGGGGATAGGTAGGTGTAATGTCGGGTAGACAATTAATCCTTAGTCTGATATTTCAGATTACCTGAAAGATGGTGCACGAGTCCAAGAGTGAATAATCTGATGTGAATTAAATTAATGACGGGAAGTTTGGGGCCTAGATGGCCTGGAGAGATGGGAAAGTTGAGAGAAGCAAACATGTGTAGTTAGATTTTGTACAGATTGATTGAGGTAATATATTTATTAGGAAGTTGTCATCCCATTCCTCTCATCCCCTTCGCAGTCCCACTCTCAGAGTGGTAGACTAGCAGATTTGAAGGGACCAGTGGGGAGATACAGATAGTAAAGAAAGTAGAAGCATACGAGGACAAGAATTCTTCAGTGATGGAGCCAAGAGAAGGGACATCTTTTGCACAGAGTTTGCAAAGGAAGAAAAGCTATTACCGAACTTCCTCCTCACTTTTAGTATCCAAGGAATTGAGGGAATTCAGGAATCATGGTTTCAGTCTTTCTTTTGCGGCATAATGTGTTAGTGAATGAGtgaaatatgatttaaaagaCCTAAGCTGTAAGGACACATGCATGTGAAAGTTACAGTCTTTGGGAAAAGGTTTGGTATTACGAGTTACTGAATATTTTGTAGTTGAAACAGGGAAGAATAATGGAGTAAATAGAGATAGAGATTACCCTCAGTTGTTAACCAGAGTTTTTGCTCAGCATCTATACATCATTCACATCCTTTTGGgattcctgttttcatttcagtgCCTCTGGAATAGGTGACTTATTATCTTGCACTGTCCCTATACACTCCTCGCCCTCCGTGTCATTCTTAGGAGGTGACAGAGTTGGTGGAAATAAGAAAGCACTGGAAGTGCTGAGTGATAGGAAACCAGATGGACGATGACATTGTTAAAACttgttcatcttttccttctctgttccttGCTGCATCTGTCCCTACCCCATGCTCCAACCACCCTTTCTTCCTTCAATAAAAACCCAAAtcccaaaccttcaaagagcATTGAGTTGAGACTGTAAAGCCTTTTGCAGAAATGGGTCCCATACAgaattatgtttacttttttgaaTGTCATTCAGCTTGAACAGTAATGTCAgccattgtcatttttatttcatagtcattatgttgacatttttcttttgagggTCTCACGTTTCTGGTTAGTGCAGTTGATTCGCTAACACTACTGGGATCTGCTAGTCATAAGATGTTTTGATTTGGAATGTTGACATTCTTTTCTTTGGGAAACTGGTTACATGAGGTTTGagaaactctttttttccctttcaaaaacCAAAATTGAAGGTTTCTGTTAAATTACTGGGCAGAATTGCTATTTTTACAGTAGGTTTGTATTGTTTGTGTTGAGATTTCTTTAGCTGTTTCTATCATGCTATATAATGcaacatttgaattaaaatttaaagaatatatatctGTAACATAACCtatattgcttttaaaagaaCTAATCATATAAAAGGTCTGAAATTTAAATCAGCTGTTTTATAAGATTTTAGacaaagtattttcaaaatacaatttaacTTACTTTGGTGGGCTTTAGAAAATTCTGGAAACTAACCTTATGAGATCTAATTTTTTTAAGCAACATTGtagaaattattcatttatctgaTATGATCAGCTATTTTGGGAGACAAATACCTTTTTCTTTACCTAAGATTTAAACTCATCTTAAACTcataatatgtaaaaatttatttaaattgtttatttaattttttttttcaagtttcagatatttattaatcAGTGTAAACCCCAACATAACACACCAACATGATTTTGTGCATTTGGAGGGGAAATGTTTCCTGGTTAAGTGGAAAATTGTGCGGATGGGTTCTGGAAGACCTTCATTCTAAGCAGCTTTTTAgtgaaacatttcatttagaaGTCTGGACCTTCTTTCTTCAGTTTGCTGTAATCTACATTCACTGAGTAGAACTTGTATTGCTGATTGGGACCCATTTTGTTCCAGGGTTCTGGGTTATTCTTTTTATCCCAACAGACATCTGGATTGAACAATGCCAGGCGCATGACATACAGCGCTGCTCCAGTACCTCCAGCTCCAATAAATACAAAGAGGGGGATCAAGCTTGGATGCTTCTTAGCCTGACCGATGATTTGACGCAGCATGGTTGCGGCAGTGGGCTGGGGTCCCcaagcacagaaaaacaaaactaccagGCCCAGGAATAGGTAGTctctctatttaatttttttaagatttaaaaaaaataaactttattttagagtagttttaaatttataaaaagtcaCAAAGATAGCAGAATTTCTTCATACACCTCCCCGTTTCCCCTTGTGGTAACATCCTGCCTTacatggtacatttgtcacaactaaggaACCAACATTGACATCACTATTAACTACACAgtttatttggattttaccaGTTTTCCTTAATGTCACTTTCTGTCCCACAGtctcatccaggataccacattacaatTAGTTATCATGTCTCTTTAAGCAGAATTTTCTGGTCTCTGACAGtttcagagtttttgtttttgatgactttcacAGCCTGAGGAGTGCTCTGCTCAGTCTGAGGAGATCAGGTAGTTTGGAGCGTTTTTCAATTTAGCTTTGCCTGATGTTTTTCCATGTTTAGATTGTTATGGATTTGGGGGAGGATAAAGTATCCATACTATTAACATGACTTATTAGTAGTGATGTTAACCTATATAAATTACTTGGAATTCTTCCATAcagagatttgtttgtttgcctttgaattattttatattcagtatttatggatatttatactttgggttataatccaattgTTTACCCATTGGAACCTCTTTTAGGTTGTCTCCTGTGTCATTTTGATGTGTCcccatcattttgtttttaagacttccttactttctggtaagATAAGATGTTTCAGGCTTATCATGTATATTCCCTGTCCCCAGCCTTTTAATGAATGAGCCATTTCTCTGGATCCCTGGTTCCTTGGAGAATAGTATAAGAAACCAAGATAAGGGCTCTGGATGTGCTTGTTACTGATGTAGCATTACTTCTAGGCCCTCTCAGTAGATGGAGCTAGGAAATACGTGTATATGCCTATGTATATATTACTAAtccatgtgtacatatatatctatCATTATTTCTGTACCCATCTACTATATATATTTgaagctaaacatgagttcatactgatgctTGAATCTCATTAACACCACATGGTTCATTCTAGCCTTCCCCCCACTGCTTATCTGTAGCCTCCTTTTCCAGTaatgagaaacctggctcccaccatCCGCTGCCATCCGCTGCCATCCATTTCATATTTGTTCAGTCTCGGTATATCTACAGTTTTTTAGGAATTGTCACAATTCTCTTTTACATGCTTTCAAACCAAACTGTTCTAGTACTTTCTTTAAGTTGCTCATTGACTCTttgaaataataatcataattatacACCACGTGCTAAGCATTGTTCTGTGAACTTTTACATGTAATAACCAATTTTAGTTTTAATCCATGTTATGATGTAGGAACTTTAATTACcgctgttttacagatgagaatggAAGGACACAAAGAGCTTTATGTAGTGATTTGCCCGAGGGTCCCCAGCTAGTACATGGCAGAGCAGTAGTTGAACCCAGACCGTCTTCCTGTGGAGTCCATGCACTTGGCTACACTGCGAAAAGCAGGTGTATGAAAACACGGAGCTATACATCTGTCatgcttgtttctattttttttttaaagtattattttttgcCAACGAAGGAGGGTCAGAAGTGGTTCAGTAATATGAGAAAAATCCCCAAAGTATCCTTCTGGATATGAGAGTAGATGGTGGTTAAAAAAGAGTATATTTCCTGAAAATCACAAGCATGCAGAAATGGAACTGGGTACTTACTGAAGGAGAAGGTTTGTTTTCCTCTGGTTAATTGGgattatacacatatttttgaagaaagtagtttatgtttttgaaatgtgGAATAAAGCATGGATAACTCCTCCCATCCTCAACCACTCCACCATAATTTCCAGAAGATTAGTTTTTCCTTCTGGTAGAAGCATGTGGTTCTCACCCTCTTTACATATGTCTCTTGCACAGAGGGGAAAGGAGTGGGTCAGAATTTCAGTTAGCAAAGGCGTTTAGCTGGCTGCTGACCAAGTCAAGAACCAAATCAGTTGAAGGAATTTCTTTATTAACATGCCAGAAACATCTAAT is part of the Rhinolophus ferrumequinum isolate MPI-CBG mRhiFer1 chromosome 13, mRhiFer1_v1.p, whole genome shotgun sequence genome and encodes:
- the LOC117032927 gene encoding cytochrome c oxidase subunit NDUFA4, which translates into the protein MLRQIIGQAKKHPSLIPLFVFIGAGGTGAALYVMRLALFNPDVCWDKKNNPEPWNKMGPNQQYKFYSVNVDYSKLKKEGPDF